In Sebaldella termitidis ATCC 33386, one DNA window encodes the following:
- a CDS encoding FeoA family protein codes for MTLLQAKAGDKFRIKEIKEKKLNMRLLSLGVCNGDSCFMENAANGNILMKTTETKIVLSNNLAQKIEIEVV; via the coding sequence ATGACATTGTTACAAGCAAAAGCAGGGGACAAATTCAGAATTAAGGAAATAAAAGAAAAAAAACTGAATATGAGACTGTTGAGTTTAGGGGTATGTAATGGGGATTCTTGTTTCATGGAAAACGCAGCAAATGGAAATATACTTATGAAAACTACTGAAACTAAAATAGTGTTAAGCAATAATCTGGCACAAAAAATTGAAATTGAGGTAGTATAA
- the feoB gene encoding ferrous iron transport protein B produces the protein MIKIAFVGNPNVGKTALINKISNASLKMGNWPGVTIEKKEVFFKFENEEVNLVDLPGIYSLTANTPEELVSRDFILENDVDVIINVVESTALEKNLYLTALLKEIGKPMVMALNYHDEFKKLNYQLDKEVFEKQIGMETVFTSGKTGEGVNEIISKAVKLAKLHKDQAHIPYTLAFDNAIEEDITSVKKTLTNNKEYNKLTEKYPIDWIAIKALEEDTNFLATVKVNYGIDLRNTAEKEIKNLKDRYDMDPADVIARARYGAIRGIVSANLKKSDINKFAMTDKIDKILLNKFFGILSFLLIVYVMFVLIFDGSAPFIDWVDGFFSNYIIKYVGKLIEGTPGWLNSFILDGILASVGAVLTFVPLMFFIYFFMSILEESGYMARVAFLMNKAMNKVGLSGKAFIPMLIGFGCTVPAIYSTRTLEDEKTRRLTGFITTFMSCGARLPVYSLLAAAFFSKNAALVIVSMYVIGVLFALIMAYILKRFDYFKGDNTELLIELPPYRMPSFKVVWNNMFSKTMMYVKRATTIILGILIVIWFFGYFPSEGNIQESYLAKAAKVVQPVFKPTGFADRWEPVASLVPSVIAKETVVAFFGQVLLQQQEEEAVEGEEEEAEEYNFLADTFGQVKDLGVAAIDSVKALVNAVTFHVGAFEPADEETLQEDAGGDIIPAVRSLWSDDLGPVRAYSFMLFVLLVVPCAVALGALKQEFGWKMMLMETAILLVLPYVVSTLFFNIAKLIM, from the coding sequence ATGATAAAAATAGCATTTGTAGGAAACCCAAATGTCGGAAAGACTGCCTTAATTAATAAGATTTCAAATGCAAGTTTAAAAATGGGAAACTGGCCTGGTGTTACGATCGAGAAAAAAGAAGTATTTTTTAAATTTGAAAATGAAGAAGTTAATCTAGTCGATCTTCCGGGAATATACAGTTTAACAGCTAATACACCTGAGGAACTGGTTTCCAGAGATTTTATACTGGAAAATGATGTTGACGTAATTATAAATGTGGTGGAGTCTACCGCATTGGAGAAAAATCTCTATTTGACAGCTTTATTAAAGGAAATAGGGAAACCAATGGTCATGGCTTTAAACTATCATGACGAATTTAAAAAATTAAACTATCAGCTGGATAAAGAAGTTTTTGAAAAGCAAATAGGTATGGAAACAGTATTCACAAGCGGGAAAACTGGAGAAGGTGTAAATGAGATAATCTCCAAAGCCGTGAAACTGGCAAAGCTTCATAAAGATCAGGCTCATATACCGTATACGCTGGCATTTGATAATGCAATAGAGGAAGATATTACAAGCGTAAAAAAAACACTGACAAATAATAAAGAATATAATAAATTGACAGAAAAATACCCTATTGACTGGATTGCCATAAAAGCACTGGAAGAAGATACTAACTTTTTAGCAACGGTAAAAGTGAATTACGGAATAGACTTAAGAAATACAGCTGAGAAAGAAATAAAAAATTTAAAAGACAGATATGATATGGATCCTGCCGATGTAATAGCAAGAGCGCGATACGGAGCAATAAGAGGTATTGTATCAGCAAATCTGAAAAAAAGTGATATTAATAAATTTGCCATGACAGATAAAATTGATAAAATATTACTAAATAAATTTTTTGGGATTTTATCATTTTTATTAATTGTGTATGTAATGTTTGTATTGATTTTTGACGGAAGTGCCCCGTTTATAGACTGGGTAGACGGATTTTTCAGTAATTATATCATAAAATATGTAGGGAAATTAATAGAAGGAACTCCGGGATGGCTGAACAGTTTCATACTTGACGGAATTCTGGCAAGTGTGGGTGCCGTTCTGACATTCGTACCTCTGATGTTCTTTATCTATTTCTTTATGTCAATACTTGAAGAAAGCGGATATATGGCGAGAGTTGCTTTTTTGATGAATAAAGCAATGAATAAAGTAGGATTATCAGGTAAGGCATTTATACCAATGCTTATTGGTTTTGGATGTACAGTTCCTGCAATTTATTCTACAAGAACACTTGAAGATGAGAAAACAAGAAGACTTACAGGATTTATTACTACATTTATGTCATGCGGTGCAAGGCTGCCAGTATATTCATTGCTTGCAGCAGCATTTTTCAGCAAAAATGCTGCATTAGTGATAGTTTCGATGTATGTAATAGGTGTTTTGTTTGCTCTTATTATGGCATATATATTAAAGAGATTTGATTATTTCAAAGGTGATAATACAGAATTATTAATAGAGCTTCCTCCATACAGAATGCCGAGCTTTAAAGTGGTATGGAATAATATGTTTTCAAAAACTATGATGTATGTAAAGAGAGCTACAACAATAATTCTTGGAATATTAATAGTAATATGGTTTTTCGGGTATTTCCCTAGTGAAGGGAACATACAGGAATCTTATCTTGCAAAAGCGGCAAAGGTTGTTCAGCCTGTGTTTAAGCCTACAGGATTTGCAGACAGATGGGAGCCTGTGGCATCGCTTGTTCCGAGTGTAATAGCCAAAGAAACAGTAGTAGCATTTTTCGGACAGGTATTATTACAGCAGCAGGAAGAGGAAGCAGTAGAAGGTGAAGAGGAAGAAGCAGAAGAGTATAATTTCCTTGCTGATACTTTCGGACAGGTAAAAGATCTGGGTGTAGCAGCAATAGACTCAGTAAAAGCACTTGTCAATGCAGTTACTTTCCATGTAGGAGCATTTGAGCCTGCTGATGAAGAAACTCTTCAGGAAGATGCCGGAGGAGATATCATACCGGCAGTAAGAAGCTTATGGAGTGATGATTTAGGACCTGTAAGAGCATATTCGTTTATGCTGTTTGTACTCTTGGTTGTGCCTTGTGCAGTTGCCCTTGGTGCATTAAAACAGGAATTCGGATGGAAAATGATGCTGATGGAGACTGCAATACTTTTAGTACTGCCTTATGTGGTATCGACTTTATTCTTCAATATAGCAAAATTAATTATGTAA
- a CDS encoding tRNA 2-thiocytidine(32) synthetase TtcA: protein MINLKCDAVLPECDMKPLEDIENSITAEYKKSIWAKFLKAVNEFGLVKDGDKIAIAISGGKDSLLLYKLFQRLKKDKRRNFEFRAVNLNPGFKKEDLDNFKNNLLKLDIDCEIFDTNIWKIANEKAKDYPCFLCAKMRRGILYKKVEEYGYNKLALGHHFDDVIETTLINIFYSGSVKTMTPEVDSTSGKLKVIRPLIYVEEKDIINYTKKNGILAMNCGCTIEAGKTSSKRKEVKDLLSDLEEKHPGIKKSVFNSMRNINLNYVYGYEKEKEKNL, encoded by the coding sequence ATGATAAATTTAAAATGTGATGCGGTTTTGCCGGAATGTGATATGAAACCGCTTGAAGATATAGAAAACAGTATAACTGCCGAGTATAAAAAATCTATATGGGCAAAATTTTTGAAAGCTGTTAATGAATTCGGACTTGTAAAGGATGGAGATAAGATTGCAATTGCAATTTCCGGAGGGAAGGACAGTCTTTTGCTTTATAAGCTTTTTCAGCGGTTAAAAAAGGATAAGAGAAGAAACTTTGAATTCAGGGCGGTTAATCTAAATCCCGGTTTTAAAAAAGAAGATCTGGATAATTTTAAAAATAATCTTTTGAAGCTGGATATTGATTGTGAAATTTTTGATACTAATATTTGGAAAATAGCAAATGAAAAGGCTAAGGATTATCCGTGTTTCTTATGTGCTAAGATGAGAAGAGGAATTTTGTATAAAAAAGTAGAAGAATACGGCTATAATAAACTTGCTTTGGGTCACCATTTTGATGATGTTATAGAGACTACACTTATAAATATTTTTTATTCGGGTTCTGTGAAGACAATGACTCCCGAGGTAGACTCTACATCAGGAAAATTAAAAGTGATAAGACCGCTAATATATGTAGAGGAAAAAGATATAATTAATTATACAAAGAAGAACGGTATACTTGCAATGAACTGCGGGTGTACTATAGAAGCAGGAAAAACGTCAAGCAAAAGAAAGGAAGTAAAGGATCTTCTGAGTGATCTTGAAGAGAAGCATCCTGGGATAAAAAAAAGCGTGTTTAATTCGATGCGGAATATAAATCTGAATTATGTATACGGTTATGAAAAAGAGAAAGAAAAAAATTTATGA
- a CDS encoding FeoB-associated Cys-rich membrane protein, translating into MKTAIILLITAGIVYKVFSVIYKEYKKNKNFCGTSCASCSCSEASHKKH; encoded by the coding sequence ATGAAAACAGCAATAATATTATTGATTACAGCTGGAATTGTATATAAAGTATTTTCAGTGATATACAAAGAATACAAAAAAAATAAAAATTTTTGCGGAACTAGCTGTGCAAGCTGCAGCTGTTCGGAAGCTTCACATAAAAAACATTAG
- a CDS encoding tetratricopeptide repeat protein: protein MLKTLIFKEIRYDDNIEEALKLYKAKVINNSKDTEALQNLATIYHALKKDKEAISIYEQLVKLKPDDFEMRAFLGYLYYEVNDLDKAEENLNIALNYDPMEPFILFLLGNIHSRKGEIIKAIENYEFAIFLDLDIYIAHIDFARKYENMGRFKRAIEEYKAAYDIDSRDEALKEKIAELEKECRNC, encoded by the coding sequence ATGTTAAAGACATTAATATTTAAAGAAATCAGATATGATGACAATATAGAAGAAGCGTTAAAACTATATAAGGCAAAAGTAATCAATAATTCTAAGGATACTGAAGCACTGCAGAATTTGGCTACAATCTATCATGCACTGAAGAAGGATAAGGAAGCTATAAGCATTTACGAGCAGCTTGTGAAGCTTAAACCTGATGATTTTGAAATGCGGGCATTTTTAGGTTACTTATATTATGAAGTAAACGATTTGGATAAGGCAGAGGAAAATTTGAATATAGCATTAAATTATGACCCTATGGAACCTTTTATATTATTTCTTTTGGGAAATATACACTCAAGAAAGGGAGAGATCATAAAAGCAATAGAGAATTATGAATTTGCAATTTTCCTTGATCTTGACATATACATTGCACATATAGATTTTGCAAGAAAATATGAAAATATGGGAAGATTTAAGAGAGCTATAGAGGAATATAAAGCAGCTTATGATATAGATTCGAGAGATGAAGCATTAAAAGAAAAGATAGCTGAATTAGAAAAAGAATGTCGAAATTGTTAA
- a CDS encoding NAD(P)H-dependent oxidoreductase subunit E, giving the protein MENIKDLINNYLLVKKDDTDLFDVLHFVQSQIGCIPEDIQKFIAARMCLELSEVHEVIEISSSFQEKKQISVTVCSGSGCTMKGSMEILGIISKELGVNLNDEDKSVFLTVKNCFKACSYGVNIEVNGELFHNVTVSTLGRVLEKIKFYY; this is encoded by the coding sequence ATGGAAAATATAAAAGATTTAATTAATAATTATCTGTTAGTAAAAAAGGATGATACTGATCTGTTTGATGTTCTGCACTTTGTACAATCCCAAATAGGCTGTATACCTGAAGATATACAAAAATTTATTGCTGCAAGAATGTGTCTTGAATTATCTGAAGTTCATGAAGTGATAGAAATTTCGAGCTCCTTTCAGGAAAAGAAACAGATATCGGTTACTGTATGTTCCGGTTCCGGATGTACAATGAAAGGCAGCATGGAAATACTTGGCATAATTTCCAAAGAATTAGGAGTAAATTTAAATGATGAAGATAAAAGTGTTTTTTTAACTGTGAAAAACTGTTTTAAGGCTTGCAGTTACGGAGTTAATATAGAGGTTAACGGAGAGCTGTTCCATAATGTAACAGTTTCTACACTAGGCAGAGTACTGGAGAAAATAAAATTTTACTATTAA